A section of the Anabaena cylindrica PCC 7122 genome encodes:
- a CDS encoding anthranilate phosphoribosyltransferase family protein: MSNIFRELLKKVGSGSHTSESLTRAEAAAAMQMMLLGEAKPAQIGAFLIAHRIKRPTGEELAGMLDAFDQLGPKLQPIDAARPVMVLGIPYDGRTRTAPINIITALLLAAAGQPVVMHGGDRLPTKYGLPLIEIWQGLGVDWTTLSLAQTQQVFEQTGIGFVYTPQHFPLTQKLWEYRDQLGKRPPLATMELIWCPYAGDAHIIAGFVHPPTEAMFQVALGLRGTRKYTFVKGLEGSCDLPRDRTAIIGLSSTNSQELERLQLAPRDYGFTTKNVPLATTEELITDFKAVLAGKPGELMQTALWNGGFYLCLSGICPDMTSGIAKAEELFISGAVANQLLLLPLSNQKV, encoded by the coding sequence ATGAGCAATATATTTAGAGAGTTATTAAAAAAAGTAGGTAGCGGAAGTCATACGTCTGAGAGTTTAACTCGTGCGGAAGCTGCTGCTGCTATGCAAATGATGTTGTTGGGTGAAGCAAAACCGGCGCAAATAGGCGCATTTTTGATTGCTCATCGCATTAAACGTCCCACTGGGGAAGAGTTAGCAGGGATGTTGGATGCTTTTGATCAGTTGGGGCCAAAGTTGCAACCAATTGATGCTGCACGTCCGGTAATGGTTTTAGGTATACCCTATGATGGCAGGACTCGGACTGCACCAATTAATATTATTACGGCTTTGTTATTAGCTGCGGCTGGACAACCAGTGGTAATGCATGGGGGCGATCGCTTGCCGACAAAATATGGTTTACCTTTAATAGAGATATGGCAAGGTTTAGGAGTCGATTGGACTACTTTATCACTGGCTCAAACTCAGCAGGTTTTTGAGCAAACAGGAATTGGTTTTGTTTACACACCACAGCATTTTCCCCTCACTCAAAAGCTTTGGGAATATCGTGATCAACTTGGTAAGCGTCCTCCATTAGCGACTATGGAGTTAATTTGGTGTCCTTACGCTGGGGATGCTCATATTATTGCTGGGTTTGTTCATCCCCCTACAGAGGCTATGTTTCAGGTGGCTTTGGGGTTACGAGGGACAAGAAAATATACTTTTGTCAAGGGTTTGGAAGGTAGTTGTGATTTACCGCGCGATCGCACTGCTATTATCGGTTTATCTTCAACTAATTCACAAGAGTTAGAACGCTTACAACTCGCACCCCGTGATTATGGTTTTACTACCAAAAATGTCCCTCTTGCTACTACGGAAGAATTAATCACCGATTTTAAAGCTGTTTTGGCTGGTAAACCAGGTGAACTAATGCAAACTGCTTTATGGAATGGCGGTTTTTATCTTTGCTTGAGTGGTATTTGTCCAGATATGACTTCTGGTATTGCTAAGGCAGAGGAGTTATTTATTAGTGGTGCTGTAGCTAATCAACTTCTCCTACTGCCATTGTCTAATCAAAAAGTTTAA
- a CDS encoding Rpn family recombination-promoting nuclease/putative transposase: MQKTDSELVQQTTFTLEETCHRFQVIRLWEQPTETFLQTPGLLPFAVLSNTGNKVNTLQEVATAIDNIPDKQMQSSLAASAFILAGLVLEKEVIQRLLRRDIMRESVTYQLLVEEGREEGRKEGRKEGREEGREEAVQLVAVNMLKEGMSIEFVAKVTGLTFEQVQQLQATNSGD; this comes from the coding sequence TTGCAAAAGACTGATTCAGAACTCGTTCAGCAAACTACATTTACCTTAGAAGAAACGTGCCATCGTTTCCAAGTAATTCGCTTATGGGAACAACCGACAGAAACATTCTTGCAAACTCCCGGTTTATTGCCTTTTGCAGTTTTAAGCAATACTGGTAATAAAGTCAACACTTTGCAGGAAGTGGCAACCGCCATAGATAACATCCCTGACAAACAGATGCAAAGTAGCCTGGCTGCATCTGCATTTATTTTAGCTGGGTTAGTATTAGAAAAAGAAGTGATTCAGCGTTTGCTGCGGAGAGATATTATGCGTGAGTCAGTAACTTATCAATTATTGGTAGAAGAAGGTCGGGAAGAAGGTCGGAAAGAAGGTCGGAAAGAAGGTCGAGAAGAAGGTCGAGAAGAAGCTGTTCAGCTTGTTGCTGTCAATATGCTCAAGGAGGGTATGTCTATTGAATTTGTGGCAAAAGTAACTGGTTTAACGTTTGAACAGGTGCAACAATTACAAGCGACAAACTCAGGGGATTGA
- a CDS encoding IS4 family transposase — MPNRVKILKEKFSQSVGLPFAELLPESVINESIQELNLKYHQRIFSPVVRIWAFLSQVLDVDKSCQNIVSRVIAWLSTTGAELPSTNTSAYCQARERLPEKLLSKLFSKIGMGLEEKVSQQQLWCGRSVKIIDGSTVSMPDTKSLQEEYPQQKSQKQGCGFPVAKICVLFSLATGAAWEVVIDKLNVHDIKLGRNLYKFLNPGDVLLGDRAFCAYGDIFCLKNQGCDVVCRKNQKRKSHPVEGEITNASDRQVIWYKPKTRPAGMSLEDYRSLPKSLVVREVTYSINIPGFRTENVTLITTLLDTNTYSLEKLAELYGLRWQVELDLRHLKTTLNMDILRCKSPAMIRKEIYVFLLAYNLLRSLMWNAGNLYGVNPLSLSLQRSRQMFINFIPTFLSVQSKYLRHYYLTLLKLLVHQSLPFRPNRIEPRVQKRRPKAYPFMQKPRKLLRRTLIKDNLSVFS; from the coding sequence ATGCCAAATCGAGTGAAAATTCTCAAGGAAAAATTTAGTCAAAGTGTGGGATTACCCTTTGCAGAATTACTACCGGAATCGGTAATTAATGAGAGTATTCAAGAATTAAATCTAAAATATCACCAAAGAATATTTTCACCAGTAGTAAGGATATGGGCATTTTTATCGCAAGTGCTGGATGTAGATAAAAGTTGCCAAAATATAGTGAGTAGAGTAATAGCATGGTTGAGTACGACAGGAGCAGAATTGCCATCAACAAATACAAGTGCATATTGTCAAGCCAGAGAAAGATTACCAGAGAAATTATTGTCAAAATTATTTTCTAAAATAGGAATGGGGTTAGAGGAAAAAGTATCGCAGCAACAGTTGTGGTGTGGTAGGTCAGTGAAAATAATTGATGGTTCCACTGTGTCAATGCCAGATACAAAAAGTTTGCAGGAAGAGTATCCACAGCAGAAAAGCCAGAAACAGGGGTGCGGTTTTCCGGTAGCGAAAATATGCGTGTTATTTTCACTGGCTACAGGTGCAGCATGGGAAGTAGTAATAGATAAATTAAATGTACACGATATCAAACTAGGAAGAAATTTATATAAATTTTTGAATCCAGGAGATGTGCTGTTAGGAGATAGAGCCTTTTGCGCTTATGGGGATATCTTTTGTTTAAAAAATCAAGGATGCGATGTAGTTTGTCGGAAGAATCAAAAGCGTAAAAGTCACCCGGTGGAAGGAGAGATTACCAATGCATCAGACAGACAAGTAATTTGGTACAAACCGAAAACTAGACCTGCGGGAATGAGTCTAGAAGACTACAGGAGTTTACCAAAAAGTTTAGTTGTCAGAGAAGTGACATATTCGATAAATATCCCTGGTTTTCGCACAGAAAATGTGACGCTAATTACGACTTTATTAGATACAAATACATATTCTCTAGAAAAACTGGCGGAACTCTATGGTTTACGCTGGCAAGTTGAGTTGGATTTAAGGCATCTTAAAACCACTCTAAATATGGATATTTTGAGATGTAAATCTCCAGCAATGATTCGCAAAGAAATCTATGTATTTTTGTTAGCATACAACCTATTGCGAAGTTTGATGTGGAATGCTGGAAATCTTTATGGAGTTAATCCTCTATCTCTTTCTCTACAACGCTCTCGGCAGATGTTTATTAACTTTATTCCTACATTTTTATCGGTACAATCCAAATACCTTCGTCACTATTATTTGACTTTACTAAAACTGCTGGTTCATCAGTCCTTACCCTTTCGACCTAATCGCATTGAACCCAGAGTTCAAAAACGCCGTCCTAAAGCTTATCCCTTTATGCAAAAACCTCGGAAATTACTCCGAAGGACACTAATTAAAGACAATTTATCTGTCTTTTCTTAG
- the cas2 gene encoding CRISPR-associated endonuclease Cas2 — MNVVVSYDISEDKRRTKIHNILKSYGQWVQYSIFECQLTDTQYAKLRSRLNKLIKPNTDSIRFYFLCACCFGKVERIGGEQPLDTTIFFA; from the coding sequence ATGAATGTTGTTGTTTCTTACGATATTTCTGAGGATAAACGGCGGACTAAAATCCATAATATTCTCAAGTCTTATGGACAATGGGTGCAGTATAGTATTTTTGAATGTCAGTTGACTGACACTCAGTATGCTAAACTGCGATCGCGCCTCAATAAGCTGATTAAGCCGAATACTGATAGCATTCGCTTTTATTTTCTTTGTGCTTGCTGCTTTGGTAAGGTGGAACGAATCGGTGGTGAACAACCCCTCGATACGACGATTTTCTTCGCTTAA
- the cas1d gene encoding type I-D CRISPR-associated endonuclease Cas1d — protein sequence MGTLYVTQNDSFVGKVDERIHVKFEKKVLQDIPFIHLKDVVVLGRATVSPAVVFELMSRHIPLSFIDERGHYLGRLEPEMTGNIFVRKAQWQAAGESLQAVHVVQGFIRGKLKNYRQVLMRCQRESDVDLSKYITRIEQTISPIDSTHNIKSLRGLEGAGSAAYFGCFNQLIRNPDFTFTKRVRRPATDPVNSLLSFGYSLLRHDVQGAVNIVGFDPYLGYLHCDRYNRPSLPLDLMEEFRPLVVDAVVLSILNKQLLTPADFISEPLSGAVSLTPKGRKIFLTKYEKKKQSEFKHPVMGRKCTYREAFEWQARLLAKYLMGETDKYPPLVLK from the coding sequence ATGGGGACTCTTTACGTTACGCAAAATGATTCTTTTGTTGGTAAAGTTGATGAAAGAATTCATGTGAAGTTTGAGAAGAAGGTTCTTCAAGATATTCCGTTTATTCATTTAAAAGATGTGGTTGTGTTGGGACGTGCGACTGTTTCGCCGGCTGTTGTTTTTGAGTTAATGAGTCGTCATATTCCGCTTTCTTTTATTGATGAAAGGGGTCATTATTTGGGACGTTTAGAACCGGAGATGACTGGTAATATTTTCGTTCGTAAGGCTCAATGGCAAGCTGCGGGTGAGTCTCTGCAAGCTGTTCATGTTGTGCAAGGTTTTATTAGGGGTAAGTTGAAAAATTACCGTCAAGTTTTAATGCGTTGTCAACGGGAATCTGATGTTGATTTGTCTAAATATATTACTCGCATTGAACAAACTATTTCTCCGATTGATTCAACTCATAATATTAAGTCTTTGCGTGGGTTGGAAGGTGCGGGGAGTGCTGCTTATTTTGGTTGTTTTAATCAGTTGATTCGTAACCCGGATTTTACTTTTACTAAGCGTGTACGTCGTCCAGCAACAGATCCTGTAAACTCTTTGTTGAGTTTTGGTTATTCTTTGTTGCGTCATGATGTGCAAGGTGCTGTGAATATTGTGGGTTTTGATCCATATTTAGGATACTTGCATTGCGATCGCTATAATAGACCTTCTTTACCTCTAGATTTAATGGAGGAGTTTCGGCCTTTGGTGGTAGACGCGGTGGTTTTATCTATTTTGAATAAGCAATTATTAACACCAGCCGATTTTATTTCTGAACCTTTAAGCGGTGCTGTTTCTCTAACTCCTAAAGGGCGAAAAATCTTTTTAACAAAGTACGAGAAGAAAAAGCAATCGGAATTTAAGCATCCGGTAATGGGGCGTAAATGTACTTATAGAGAAGCTTTTGAATGGCAAGCTAGATTACTTGCTAAATACTTAATGGGTGAAACTGATAAGTATCCTCCTTTGGTTTTGAAGTAA
- the cas4 gene encoding CRISPR-associated protein Cas4: MLVQNINSDDYVNIASLNQYSYCPHRCWRIHCAGEFIDNQYTIEGTSLHERVHTVGEVNRDETWQIRAIYLKSDQYQIVGKSDLIEFENGEFYPIEYKRGQKGEWDNDELQVCAQALCLEEMTGKNINSGYIYYAQSHQRQLVEITPELRASTIATIEAVQMLLFTGAMPKPVKTKRCDSCSLYSRCLPQAVEKVGRYKEVN; the protein is encoded by the coding sequence ATGCTGGTTCAAAATATCAATTCTGATGATTATGTGAATATTGCATCTTTAAATCAATATTCCTATTGTCCTCATCGTTGTTGGCGAATTCATTGTGCTGGTGAGTTTATTGATAATCAATACACTATTGAAGGCACAAGTTTACATGAAAGAGTTCACACTGTAGGGGAAGTAAATCGTGATGAGACTTGGCAAATACGAGCAATTTATTTGAAGTCTGACCAATATCAAATTGTTGGTAAATCTGATTTAATTGAGTTTGAAAATGGTGAGTTTTACCCAATTGAATATAAACGCGGACAGAAGGGAGAATGGGATAATGATGAGTTACAAGTTTGCGCTCAGGCTTTGTGTTTGGAGGAAATGACTGGTAAAAATATCAATTCTGGTTATATCTATTATGCTCAATCTCATCAACGTCAATTAGTGGAAATTACGCCGGAATTACGAGCTAGTACGATCGCAACTATTGAAGCTGTACAAATGTTGTTGTTTACGGGTGCTATGCCAAAACCTGTGAAAACAAAACGCTGTGATAGTTGTAGTCTTTATTCTCGATGTTTGCCTCAAGCTGTTGAGAAGGTGGGGCGATATAAAGAGGTAAATTGA